In Deltaproteobacteria bacterium, the genomic stretch GGTGCATGAATGTTCCGGGTGCCGATGTCGCAGGAGGTCACCTGTCCATAAGCCACGAAGACGTTGACACGAGTGTCCGTGTAGCCACAAAAGGGTCATCGTTACTGCGCGCCGCAGCCATGATCTTTTCCAGTGTCGTCCGCAAATCCTGCCCGTGCTGCTCGTAGATACGTTCAAAGAGCGTGAGCTCTTGCAAATACACCAGATACTGCAATAGCACGGCGTTATTGAGTTTGACGGTCGCTAAATCAGCGTTGCGTCGTACCTTCGCCGGCAAGCGACGAAACTCTTCCTGCACCTGTAAGAAGAGCTGTTCGCGTTGTTGCAGCTTGTCCTCTTCAGCGACAGATGAGCTATACAGCGCATTCAATCGCTCCACCGCTCCACCAAGAAAGCCAGCGACCGCAAGCTCATTCTCCCAGGTCGCCACTGCCTGGCGGACAGCTGCGGCTTCCTTCCCCTGTTCTTTTGTCAGAAAGGCAATCACTCCACGATGCCCAGCAAAGTTAGCGAGCGACTCATTAAAAGCCGACTGCCCGTTGATGTAAAAAGTCGTATGAAACAGCTCGTGAATAATAATATTGGCGAGGGTCTCTGCGTCGTATTTCAGAAGGTGCGGCAAGAGCGGATCGGAGAACCACCCTAGGGTGCTAAACGCTGACGCTGGTCGGATGAAGGTATCATATCCCTGGGCTTCCAGCCTCTGCGCTTCTTGTTTTGCCTCGTCCTGAATGAAGTAGCCTTTATACGCCACGCGTCCAATGATCGGGAACCACCAGGTGTACGGCTCTAGCTTCGTGCGGGGAGCGGCAGTCTCAACATAGACAATAGGTGGTTTGGAAATCTCAGTCACAGACTGATAGCTCCCACCAGTCTTGAACCCCAGATCGGTTTCAACAAACTGCCGCACTCGTAGAACCGTTTCCAGCTTTTCGCGGGTCGTAGCATCGAGATCTGGCCGCGCTAACACCTCGACAATCGGGCGACGGTTCCAAAGAATTTTGGCTTCTTCATATCCGGCCCGGAGAACATACGTTGGCGAGCACGCAGAAAGTACAAGAGTAGCTAGTAACAAGAAGAGAGTAGCCAGGAGAAACGTTGAGGAGCGGCGCGAAGGAGAATGCCTATAGAGAGGATGCCGCCAGACCAGAGCAAAGGGAGACCTCATGTCGGTTTTGCCTTCTGCTTTTTGCCTTTTGCCTTTTCTTATCTGTGGCTAGTCACCAACTTCCGCAAACTGTGAACCGACCGATAGTGACGGAGTCCCATACTGCAGCTGGTACAAACGCCAATAGATTCCCTGCCGTTCGATCAGCTCTTGATGCGTACCAATCTCACGAACCTGTCCTTTATGAAGAACGATGATACAGTCAGCGTGTTGAATCGTTGAAAAGCGGTGGGCAATCACGATGGTTGTCCGCCCTGCCATGAGTTTATTCATCGCATCTTGAATCAACAGCTCGGTCTCCGGATCAACGCTTGACGTTGCCTCATCGAGCACAAGGATCGTCGGATTATAGGCCAGTGCTCGCGCGAACGAGAGAAGTTGACGTTGTCCACCGGAAAGATTCGACCCTCGCTCACGTATCGGCTCTTGGTATCCACGTGGAAGCTGGCTGATAAACCGATTGGCGTTGACGTAGCTTGCGGCACGTTCGAGATCAGCTTGAGTAATATCGCTTCGGCCTAACGTGATGTTCGTGGCGACATCACCGGCAAAGAGAAACACATCCTGCAACACAATCCCAATTTGACGGCGAAGGGTTCTGAGATCCCAATCACGCACATCGACGCCATCGATCAGAATACGACCATGTTGTACATCGGCAAACCGATTGAGCAGCTTGCTGATGGTGCTCTTCCCTGCACCGGTCGCGCCGACGAGTGCGACCTTCTGCCCTGGCTCCAGGGTAAATGACACGTCCCGGAGAATCCACTCGTCTCCTTTATAAGCAAACCACACGTGATCAAACACGATATGTCCACGCACCTGCTCTGGCTCGCGAGTCAGAGATGGGGAAGCAATGGTCACCGGAGTGTCGAGCAATTGAAACACGCGCTCAACCGCAGTTATCGCCGACTGCATAGTAGTGTACTTCGTACCAAACTCACGGATGGGAACAAAGAACTTCTGCAAATACTCGACGAATGCAACTAATGTTCCGAGCGCCACAACACCAGTTCCGATTTGCACTGCGCCATACCACAACATGAGGGCGATGGAAATTGATCCTACGGCTTCAACGAGAGAAAACAATGTCGCTTCATAAATGTTGGAAAGATGATTAGCATCACGAAACTCGCGGTTACGCTCATCAAATTCAGCAAATAATTTCTTCTCTTGGGCAAAGAGCTGAACAA encodes the following:
- a CDS encoding ABC transporter ATP-binding protein, producing MMQDGQREEALGKTYDIALLRRLWRYVRPYRGQFLLAVICLPLTSAFLLAQPYILKLAVDNYIAHNDAAGLTKAGLMFVGALVGEFIFFYLQYQATMTVAQHSLSDLRVDLFNHLQALPASFFDRNPVGRLVTRLTTDVDAINEAFTAGTLTIFMDVLTLVGIVVIMLTIDVKLTLTTLALLPPLLVAMNFFRVRSRDTYRAIRERLARINAFLQETLSGIAVVQLFAQEKKLFAEFDERNREFRDANHLSNIYEATLFSLVEAVGSISIALMLWYGAVQIGTGVVALGTLVAFVEYLQKFFVPIREFGTKYTTMQSAITAVERVFQLLDTPVTIASPSLTREPEQVRGHIVFDHVWFAYKGDEWILRDVSFTLEPGQKVALVGATGAGKSTISKLLNRFADVQHGRILIDGVDVRDWDLRTLRRQIGIVLQDVFLFAGDVATNITLGRSDITQADLERAASYVNANRFISQLPRGYQEPIRERGSNLSGGQRQLLSFARALAYNPTILVLDEATSSVDPETELLIQDAMNKLMAGRTTIVIAHRFSTIQHADCIIVLHKGQVREIGTHQELIERQGIYWRLYQLQYGTPSLSVGSQFAEVGD